One window of the Natronomonas marina genome contains the following:
- a CDS encoding glycosyltransferase family 4 protein, protein MGDPDDVCVVTHPLSGAGETATRTFLAILAEVTAVSLVTANLPADSPVRDDHEVVEVSERDEGDSIPTAAVRFLANQIRMARVLADRDEEVALFYGATSYLVPILVAKLAGKTVVLEPRGDVPLTLELYWKRRVPDPVARALAGALRLLEWAGYALADGIVTYTPSMAEELGLDRFEAKLYPNGARYVDTERFAPTTPYEERDPVVGFLGRLDEEKGIRTLAEVSRRLPDGVRFRFVGGGGLEEWLREELSDGIAAGDVEVAGWVDHAEVPAELNRFRLLIMPSQPTEGLPTVILEALACGTPVYASPVSGVPDVVRNGETGFLMDELEADAITRDVERILDRGDLPEISRNGRGLVEDEYSFEAAVERYRAILGALSAAD, encoded by the coding sequence ATGGGCGACCCCGACGACGTCTGCGTCGTGACCCACCCGCTGAGCGGCGCGGGCGAGACGGCCACCCGGACGTTCCTCGCCATCCTCGCGGAGGTGACGGCCGTCTCGCTCGTCACCGCGAACCTGCCGGCGGACTCGCCGGTGCGGGACGACCACGAGGTGGTCGAGGTCTCCGAACGCGACGAGGGCGACTCGATACCGACGGCGGCCGTCCGGTTTCTCGCCAACCAGATTCGGATGGCGCGGGTGCTCGCCGACCGCGACGAGGAGGTGGCGCTGTTCTACGGTGCGACCTCGTATCTGGTCCCGATCCTCGTGGCGAAACTGGCGGGCAAGACGGTCGTCCTCGAACCTCGCGGGGACGTACCGCTGACGCTGGAACTGTACTGGAAACGGCGGGTGCCGGACCCGGTCGCGCGGGCGCTGGCCGGGGCGCTTCGGCTGCTGGAGTGGGCCGGCTACGCGCTGGCCGACGGCATCGTCACCTACACGCCGTCGATGGCCGAGGAACTCGGACTGGACCGCTTCGAGGCGAAGCTCTACCCCAACGGCGCCCGCTACGTCGACACCGAGCGGTTCGCCCCGACGACGCCCTACGAGGAGCGCGACCCGGTGGTCGGCTTCCTCGGACGGCTCGACGAGGAGAAGGGCATCCGGACGCTCGCGGAGGTCTCGCGGCGGTTGCCCGACGGCGTCCGGTTCCGGTTCGTCGGCGGCGGCGGCCTCGAGGAGTGGCTCCGCGAGGAACTGTCCGACGGGATAGCGGCCGGCGACGTCGAGGTGGCCGGCTGGGTCGACCACGCCGAGGTGCCGGCGGAACTGAACCGGTTCCGACTGCTGATCATGCCCTCCCAGCCGACCGAGGGCCTCCCGACGGTCATCCTGGAGGCGCTCGCCTGCGGCACGCCGGTGTACGCGTCGCCGGTCTCGGGCGTTCCCGACGTGGTCCGGAACGGCGAGACGGGATTCCTGATGGACGAACTCGAGGCCGACGCCATCACGCGGGACGTCGAGCGGATTCTCGACCGGGGGGACCTCCCCGAGATCAGCCGCAACGGGCGGGGACTCGTCGAGGACGAGTACAGTTTCGAGGCCGCCGTCGAGCGGTACCGGGCCATCCTCGGGGCGCTCTCGGCGGCGGACTGA
- the aglM gene encoding UDP-glucose 6-dehydrogenase AglM — MNASVVGSGYVGTTLAACLADLGHDVTAVDIDQSVVDRLNAGETAIHEPGLDPLVSAYAGGRLRATTDHAAVADTDLTFLAVETPAREDGSIDPSALLAAAEDVGEALADKDGYHLVVVKSTVLPDVIEEELVPLVESASGKTDGEEIGVAVNPEFQREGSAVDDFMDPDKIVLGTDGDERALDLLAELYQPLVSDWEVPVVETGRREAAMIKYANNTFLAAKVSLINDLGNVCKEFGVDAYEVADAIGMDDRIGERFLRSGVGWGGSCFGKDTAALASAAREAGYDPAMVEAAREVNDHQPERLLELLDAHVDVSGKRVAVLGLAFKPGTDDVRGSRAKPVIEGLEARGADVVAYDPMATEEMAAEYPDVEYVDSAAAALEGAHGACVVTDWPEFADLDAEFDAMANPVVVDGRRIVERREGLTYEGLTW; from the coding sequence ATGAACGCAAGCGTCGTCGGCAGCGGCTACGTCGGCACGACCCTCGCGGCGTGTCTCGCCGACCTGGGTCACGACGTCACCGCCGTCGATATCGACCAGTCGGTCGTCGACCGCCTCAACGCCGGCGAGACGGCCATCCACGAACCCGGTCTCGACCCGCTGGTGTCGGCGTACGCCGGCGGCCGCCTCCGGGCGACCACCGACCACGCCGCCGTCGCCGACACCGACCTCACCTTCCTCGCCGTCGAGACGCCCGCCCGCGAGGACGGCTCCATCGACCCCTCGGCCCTGCTCGCGGCCGCCGAGGACGTCGGCGAGGCCCTCGCCGACAAGGACGGCTACCACCTCGTCGTCGTCAAGTCGACCGTCCTCCCCGACGTGATCGAGGAGGAACTCGTCCCGCTCGTGGAGTCGGCCTCGGGCAAGACCGACGGCGAGGAAATCGGCGTCGCCGTCAACCCCGAGTTCCAGCGGGAGGGCAGCGCCGTCGACGACTTCATGGACCCGGACAAGATCGTCCTGGGCACCGACGGCGACGAGCGGGCGCTGGACCTGCTCGCGGAACTGTACCAGCCACTGGTCAGCGACTGGGAGGTGCCCGTCGTCGAGACCGGCCGCCGGGAGGCCGCGATGATAAAGTACGCCAACAACACGTTCCTCGCGGCGAAGGTCAGCCTCATCAACGACCTCGGGAACGTCTGCAAGGAGTTCGGCGTCGACGCCTACGAGGTGGCCGACGCCATCGGAATGGACGACCGCATCGGCGAGCGGTTCCTCCGCTCGGGTGTCGGGTGGGGGGGCTCGTGTTTCGGGAAGGACACCGCCGCGCTCGCCTCGGCCGCCCGCGAAGCCGGCTACGACCCCGCGATGGTCGAGGCGGCCCGCGAGGTCAACGACCACCAGCCCGAACGCCTGCTGGAGTTGCTCGACGCCCACGTCGACGTCTCGGGAAAGCGCGTGGCCGTCCTCGGACTCGCGTTCAAGCCCGGCACCGACGACGTCCGGGGGTCGCGGGCCAAGCCGGTCATCGAGGGGCTGGAAGCCCGCGGCGCCGACGTTGTCGCCTACGACCCGATGGCCACGGAGGAAATGGCCGCCGAGTACCCCGACGTGGAGTACGTCGACTCGGCGGCGGCGGCACTGGAGGGCGCCCACGGCGCCTGCGTCGTCACCGACTGGCCCGAGTTCGCCGACCTCGATGCGGAGTTCGACGCGATGGCGAATCCCGTCGTCGTCGACGGCCGCCGCATCGTCGAGCGCCGCGAGGGACTCACCTACGAGGGGCTGACCTGGTAG
- the trmY gene encoding tRNA (pseudouridine(54)-N(1))-methyltransferase TrmY, whose amino-acid sequence MREFVVVGHEAPTTPEFSLDDLPGAGRLDILARCVTSAFCLSHDLREDVRVRLVLADEYVVRFEGSELRHLHPDERSAASLIRGALAARDGAIGAMEANPSPGVYVGKGDFAGTVQDLAESATLVELHAEGDPVADLDPPTDPAFVLSDHREFTDAEAETLAAAADHRVSVGPEALHADHAVTVAHNYLDTDGFASYGDSSRF is encoded by the coding sequence ATGCGCGAGTTCGTCGTCGTCGGCCACGAGGCGCCGACGACACCGGAGTTCTCGCTGGACGACCTCCCGGGCGCCGGCCGCCTGGACATCCTCGCCCGCTGTGTCACGAGCGCGTTCTGTCTCTCCCACGACCTCCGCGAGGACGTCCGGGTCCGTCTCGTGCTCGCCGACGAGTACGTCGTCCGCTTCGAGGGAAGCGAACTCCGGCACCTCCACCCGGACGAGCGGTCGGCGGCCTCGCTGATCCGGGGCGCCCTGGCGGCCCGCGACGGCGCCATCGGCGCGATGGAGGCCAACCCCTCCCCCGGCGTCTACGTCGGGAAGGGCGACTTCGCCGGCACCGTCCAAGACCTCGCCGAATCCGCCACACTCGTCGAACTCCACGCCGAGGGCGACCCCGTCGCCGACCTCGACCCACCGACCGACCCCGCGTTCGTCCTCTCGGACCACCGCGAGTTCACCGACGCGGAGGCCGAGACGCTGGCGGCGGCCGCCGACCACCGCGTCTCGGTGGGTCCCGAGGCGCTGCACGCCGACCACGCCGTCACCGTCGCCCACAACTACCTCGACACCGACGGCTTCGCATCGTACGGCGACTCTAGCCGGTTCTAG
- a CDS encoding HPP family protein, which translates to MLDRLRGIGGAARSLVRRSVREIRRRLEYTSVLVHVSILVFVPFSVGLLTYLSNRLSFLSFFIFPPLAAGTYALFANPESEYASPVRFVTGLTAGAACASVAVWVAVRFVYPELPPTALEVDAPGAAFAVLLTGLVTWTVDVEEAAAFSMALLGLLIPPARQPAFVGSVLVTSAIVAAVFTAWREFVYERRAQYFYESTRGDDHVLVPMRDVIDGSTAMLGGRLAAAHDAGKVVLLDVVAGERAAAVERRLLRTDLESEPAAAVAGQGAADATDTAEESDGATAAADPAAAMAVSELKSLADRIETELDVPCEVVVAAGGGSPVEAVRRVRVETNCDLTVVPYEGEDGELSAYVTRLLETAGDVVVHRSYGDRTRWSHITVPVRKAGDTAHNMLDFALRIVEPDGRVSVAHCIGDETERRVADRMLADLVETFDGTIETRVQNTDIRTFLRRAARANDLLVIGASQERGLVSRIVSPPTFEGIHDVETDVAIVARE; encoded by the coding sequence ATGCTCGACCGCTTGCGAGGGATCGGCGGTGCGGCCCGGAGCCTCGTCCGCCGCTCGGTTCGTGAGATTCGCCGCCGTCTGGAGTACACCTCGGTGCTCGTCCACGTCTCCATTCTCGTCTTCGTCCCGTTCTCGGTGGGACTGTTGACCTACCTGTCGAACCGGCTCTCCTTCCTCTCGTTTTTCATCTTCCCGCCGCTTGCGGCCGGCACGTACGCGCTGTTTGCGAACCCGGAAAGCGAGTACGCCTCGCCGGTCCGGTTCGTCACGGGGCTTACCGCTGGCGCCGCCTGCGCCTCGGTGGCCGTCTGGGTCGCCGTCAGGTTCGTCTATCCCGAGCTGCCGCCGACGGCGCTGGAGGTCGACGCCCCAGGGGCGGCCTTCGCCGTCCTGTTGACCGGGCTGGTCACCTGGACCGTCGACGTCGAGGAGGCGGCGGCGTTCTCCATGGCGCTGCTCGGGCTGTTGATCCCGCCGGCCCGCCAGCCCGCCTTCGTGGGCAGCGTCCTCGTAACTTCCGCCATCGTCGCGGCGGTCTTCACCGCCTGGCGGGAGTTCGTCTACGAGCGGCGCGCGCAGTACTTCTACGAATCGACGCGGGGCGACGACCACGTCCTCGTCCCGATGCGGGACGTCATCGACGGCTCGACGGCCATGCTCGGCGGCCGACTGGCCGCCGCCCACGACGCCGGCAAGGTCGTCCTGCTCGACGTGGTCGCGGGCGAACGGGCCGCCGCTGTCGAGCGGCGACTGCTGCGGACGGACCTCGAAAGCGAACCGGCAGCCGCCGTCGCGGGGCAGGGCGCCGCCGATGCCACCGATACCGCCGAGGAATCCGACGGCGCCACCGCCGCGGCCGACCCTGCTGCGGCGATGGCCGTCTCCGAGTTGAAGTCGCTGGCCGACCGCATCGAGACTGAACTCGACGTGCCCTGCGAGGTGGTCGTCGCCGCGGGCGGTGGTTCTCCCGTCGAGGCGGTCCGGCGGGTGCGGGTGGAGACGAACTGCGACCTGACGGTCGTCCCCTACGAGGGCGAGGACGGCGAGCTATCGGCCTACGTCACGCGCCTGCTCGAGACCGCCGGCGACGTCGTCGTCCACCGAAGCTACGGCGACCGAACTAGATGGTCCCACATTACCGTCCCGGTCAGGAAGGCCGGCGACACCGCCCACAACATGCTCGACTTCGCGCTCCGAATCGTCGAACCGGACGGCCGCGTCAGCGTCGCCCACTGTATCGGCGACGAGACCGAACGGCGGGTCGCCGACCGAATGCTGGCCGACCTCGTCGAGACGTTCGACGGGACCATCGAGACCCGGGTCCAGAACACCGACATCCGGACCTTCCTCCGGCGTGCAGCCAGAGCCAACGACCTCCTCGTGATCGGTGCGAGCCAGGAGCGGGGCCTCGTCTCACGCATCGTCTCGCCGCCGACGTTCGAGGGGATCCACGACGTCGAGACCGACGTGGCCATCGTCGCCCGGGAGTGA
- a CDS encoding glutathione S-transferase N-terminal domain-containing protein, producing MASIELYDLRGCPYCAKVRRALADLGLEYETHSVSRARRTREEVYEVSGQYGVPVLVDEENGVDGMAESDDIVAYLYREYGDEGQESPAGGLLSRLLSKLG from the coding sequence ATGGCGAGCATCGAACTGTACGACCTGCGCGGCTGTCCCTACTGTGCGAAGGTCCGGCGCGCCCTGGCGGATCTCGGCCTGGAGTACGAGACCCACTCGGTGAGCCGAGCGCGCCGGACCCGCGAGGAGGTCTACGAGGTCAGCGGCCAGTACGGGGTGCCGGTGCTGGTCGACGAGGAGAACGGCGTCGACGGGATGGCCGAAAGCGACGACATCGTCGCCTACCTCTACCGGGAGTACGGCGACGAGGGTCAGGAATCGCCGGCGGGCGGCCTGCTGTCGCGGCTGTTGTCGAAGCTGGGGTAA
- a CDS encoding CHY zinc finger protein, with amino-acid sequence MQVHGHEVRGVDVDDETRCAHYGTERDVVAIRFVCCDTYYPCFRCHVEVADHDAERWPIQRRDEAAVLCGACGTELAVQEYLGVDACPECGAAFNPACADHYDRYFETTAATDDA; translated from the coding sequence GTGCAGGTTCACGGCCACGAGGTTCGCGGCGTCGACGTCGACGACGAGACGCGGTGTGCCCACTACGGGACCGAGCGGGACGTCGTCGCCATCCGCTTTGTCTGCTGTGACACCTACTACCCCTGTTTCCGGTGTCACGTCGAGGTCGCCGACCACGACGCCGAGCGGTGGCCGATACAGCGCCGCGACGAGGCCGCGGTGCTGTGTGGCGCCTGCGGCACCGAGTTGGCCGTCCAGGAGTACCTCGGCGTGGACGCCTGCCCCGAGTGCGGGGCGGCGTTCAACCCCGCCTGCGCCGACCACTACGACCGCTACTTCGAGACGACGGCCGCGACCGACGACGCCTGA